A stretch of the Planktothricoides raciborskii GIHE-MW2 genome encodes the following:
- a CDS encoding nuclear transport factor 2 family protein yields the protein MRPETIRAIIQQAAHACMTKNAQAFAALFAVNSEIILPDHHLIGKAAIQKITADYLRTLVDIKININRILVEGDQALVEWCWEDRNQITGETKCRNNAIVLDFKSGLIYRWREYRC from the coding sequence ATGAGGCCAGAAACCATTAGAGCAATAATTCAACAAGCCGCTCATGCGTGCATGACCAAAAACGCCCAGGCATTTGCTGCCCTATTTGCGGTCAATAGTGAGATTATCTTGCCGGATCATCACCTCATCGGCAAAGCGGCAATTCAAAAAATCACCGCAGATTATCTCCGCACTTTAGTCGATATCAAAATTAACATCAACCGGATTCTGGTAGAAGGAGATCAAGCCCTGGTGGAGTGGTGTTGGGAAGACCGGAATCAGATTACCGGCGAAACCAAATGTCGGAATAATGCGATCGTGCTTGACTTTAAATCCGGTTTAATTTATCGTTGGCGAGAGTATCGTTGCTAA
- a CDS encoding bifunctional orotidine-5'-phosphate decarboxylase/orotate phosphoribosyltransferase: protein MNFLDKLNAAIEQNQSVLYLGLDPNPELLPVHYGTPENSSDLMHCLQDWLHFLIKQSADLVCAYKPTLGFYTALGAPGIELLQTTLAAIPAHIPIILDATHGDLNSSSIFAETIFEHWQVDAVTISPYPGQDLAAPFLIYTDKAIVVLCYTSNPAAIPIQQYPTEKSPLYLQVVKEAQTWGTPEQVALEVGVAGADVLAKIRAIAPERLILARSIWAEGNDLAQTLTAGLNPSGNGLIIPIPQDILSRAEPKIEILDLCEIINQARIRITHENQACSVWFPDFTLPEQNPNTELILQLHDLGCIMFGQYVQASGATFPYYIDLRKIISNPQIFDRIISAYAEILQQLKFDRIAGIPYGALPTATGLALRMNYPMIFPRKEVKAHGTRRLVEGHFNPGETVVVVDDILISGKSVMEGAEKLKSTGLNVEDIVVLIDHEKGVKDRLKQNGYRGHSVLSISEIAETLYQTQRIDSQQYEFFQESQ from the coding sequence ATGAACTTTTTAGATAAATTAAATGCCGCCATTGAGCAAAATCAAAGTGTCCTATATCTCGGACTAGATCCCAACCCAGAATTGTTGCCGGTGCATTATGGCACCCCGGAAAATTCCTCTGACTTGATGCATTGCTTGCAAGACTGGCTGCACTTCCTAATCAAGCAAAGTGCGGATTTAGTCTGTGCTTACAAACCCACCCTGGGATTTTATACCGCCTTGGGAGCCCCCGGAATCGAATTATTGCAAACAACTTTAGCGGCAATTCCTGCCCATATTCCCATCATTCTGGATGCCACCCACGGGGATCTTAATAGTAGTAGTATCTTTGCCGAAACTATTTTTGAACATTGGCAAGTAGATGCAGTCACCATTAGTCCTTACCCAGGACAAGACTTAGCGGCACCTTTTTTAATCTATACGGATAAAGCGATCGTGGTTCTCTGCTATACATCCAATCCCGCAGCTATTCCCATCCAACAATATCCCACAGAGAAATCACCCCTTTACTTACAGGTGGTCAAAGAGGCGCAAACCTGGGGAACCCCAGAACAAGTAGCTTTAGAAGTGGGTGTGGCAGGGGCCGATGTTCTGGCAAAAATTCGCGCGATCGCCCCCGAAAGATTAATCCTTGCCCGCAGTATTTGGGCAGAAGGAAATGATCTGGCTCAAACCTTAACTGCGGGGTTAAATCCTAGTGGCAACGGCTTAATTATTCCCATTCCCCAAGACATTTTAAGCCGAGCAGAACCCAAAATAGAAATCTTGGATCTTTGTGAAATAATCAATCAAGCCCGAATTAGAATTACCCATGAAAATCAGGCTTGTTCCGTGTGGTTTCCCGATTTTACTTTACCGGAACAAAACCCCAATACGGAATTAATTTTACAACTACACGACTTAGGCTGCATTATGTTTGGTCAATATGTGCAAGCCTCTGGCGCTACATTTCCTTATTATATTGATCTGCGAAAAATTATCTCTAACCCCCAAATATTCGACCGAATTATCAGCGCCTACGCGGAAATTTTACAACAGCTTAAATTCGATCGCATTGCCGGAATTCCCTACGGCGCCTTACCCACCGCCACGGGATTAGCATTACGGATGAACTATCCGATGATTTTTCCCCGCAAAGAAGTCAAAGCTCATGGCACTCGAAGACTCGTAGAAGGGCATTTTAATCCCGGAGAAACCGTAGTAGTCGTTGATGATATTTTGATTAGCGGCAAAAGTGTCATGGAAGGGGCAGAAAAACTCAAATCAACGGGATTAAACGTTGAGGATATTGTAGTATTAATCGATCACGAAAAAGGGGTCAAAGACCGACTGAAACAAAATGGCTATCGGGGACATTCAGTCCTGAGCATATCAGAAATTGCCGAAACATTGTATCAAACTCAGCGCATTGATAGCCAGCAATATGAATTTTTCCAAGAAAGTCAATAA
- a CDS encoding YifB family Mg chelatase-like AAA ATPase: protein MLARVWSAAIVGIDAVKVGAEVDVSGGLPAMVVVGLPDTAVQESKERVKAALKNAGYVFPMRRIVINLTPADLRKEGPSFDLPIAVGILAASEQVNPELLGDYLFLGEVSLDGSLRPVAGVLPIAAAAQQQGISALVVPEKNAREAAVVKGLDVYGCRNIAEVADLLNNSKKFSPVKVDGESELVNNRFNGLDLKDVKGQTHARRALEIAAAGGHNLIFVGPPGSGKTMLARRLPGILPPLSFEEALEVTQIHSVAGLLKDYGTLVSDRPFRSPHHSASGPSLVGGGTYPRPGEISLAHRGVLFADELTEFKRDVLEFLRQPLEDGHVTISRTKQTVRFPAQFTLVASTNPCPCGYYGDPIQACTCTPRQREQYWAKLSGPLMDRIDLQVMVNRLKPEEITRQTTGEPSAPVRERVKAARDRAHHRFKQDPALQCNANMQASHIRQWCPIDEPIRNLLEGAIRKLGLSARATDRILKVSRTIADLAGDEQLKIHHVAEAIQYRTIDRIQ from the coding sequence GTGCTTGCAAGAGTTTGGAGTGCAGCGATCGTTGGTATAGACGCCGTAAAAGTAGGGGCAGAAGTCGATGTTTCCGGTGGTTTACCGGCAATGGTGGTCGTCGGTTTGCCCGATACCGCCGTACAAGAGTCCAAAGAACGGGTCAAAGCGGCTTTGAAAAATGCCGGTTATGTCTTCCCCATGCGGCGGATCGTCATTAACCTGACCCCCGCAGACCTCCGCAAAGAAGGCCCCAGCTTTGACTTACCCATTGCCGTGGGAATTTTAGCTGCATCAGAACAAGTCAATCCAGAACTATTGGGAGATTATCTATTTTTAGGCGAAGTTTCTCTGGATGGGAGTTTGCGCCCGGTTGCCGGGGTACTGCCGATCGCTGCTGCGGCCCAACAACAAGGAATTAGCGCCCTGGTGGTTCCAGAGAAAAATGCCAGAGAAGCCGCCGTGGTCAAAGGTCTGGACGTTTACGGCTGTCGCAACATTGCCGAAGTCGCCGACTTACTCAACAATAGTAAAAAGTTTTCCCCGGTCAAAGTTGATGGAGAAAGTGAGTTAGTGAATAACCGTTTTAACGGTTTGGATTTAAAAGATGTCAAAGGACAAACTCATGCCCGACGCGCCTTAGAAATTGCTGCGGCTGGAGGACATAACTTAATCTTTGTCGGGCCGCCGGGAAGTGGCAAAACCATGTTAGCCCGACGCTTACCGGGAATTTTGCCCCCGTTAAGCTTTGAAGAAGCCTTAGAAGTCACCCAAATTCATTCCGTAGCCGGGTTACTCAAAGATTATGGGACTTTGGTCAGCGATCGCCCCTTTCGCAGTCCCCACCACTCTGCCTCTGGCCCTTCCCTCGTCGGTGGTGGCACCTATCCCCGTCCCGGAGAAATTTCCCTGGCCCACCGAGGTGTACTTTTCGCCGACGAATTAACAGAATTTAAGCGGGATGTCCTGGAATTTCTCCGCCAACCCCTCGAAGATGGCCATGTCACCATATCCCGAACCAAGCAAACCGTCCGGTTTCCCGCCCAGTTTACCCTAGTCGCCAGTACCAACCCTTGTCCCTGCGGCTATTACGGCGATCCGATTCAAGCTTGTACCTGTACCCCGCGCCAAAGGGAGCAATATTGGGCCAAACTCTCCGGCCCTTTAATGGATCGCATCGACTTACAAGTAATGGTGAATCGCCTCAAACCCGAAGAAATCACCCGCCAAACTACCGGGGAACCGTCTGCCCCAGTTCGAGAACGAGTCAAAGCAGCCCGCGATCGCGCCCATCACCGTTTCAAACAAGACCCTGCCCTACAATGCAATGCCAATATGCAAGCTAGTCATATCCGCCAATGGTGTCCCATAGATGAACCGATCCGCAACTTATTAGAAGGAGCCATTCGCAAACTCGGACTTTCTGCCAGAGCGACCGATCGCATCCTCAAAGTTTCCCGCACCATTGCCGACCTAGCCGGGGATGAACAGTTAAAAATTCACCATGTGGCCGAAGCGATTCAATATCGCACCATCGATCGCATACAATAA
- a CDS encoding DUF3493 domain-containing protein, which yields MTNPSPNPSPKKTVNSPRNPQNLSREKYARLKGEAIAPYRGLRKFVYISFGASGAIGAFIFCLQFLAGRQDTSTLPNLALQIGLIALMVWLFRWENRKK from the coding sequence ATGACCAATCCCAGTCCTAATCCCAGTCCTAAAAAAACCGTGAATTCCCCCCGTAATCCGCAAAACTTAAGCAGAGAAAAATATGCTCGGTTAAAAGGGGAGGCGATCGCCCCTTATCGGGGACTGCGGAAATTCGTGTATATCTCCTTTGGCGCCTCTGGTGCCATTGGTGCCTTTATATTCTGCTTACAATTCCTGGCCGGTCGCCAAGACACTTCCACCTTACCCAACCTCGCCCTACAAATTGGACTGATCGCCCTGATGGTTTGGCTATTCCGCTGGGAAAACCGCAAAAAATAA
- a CDS encoding YlxR family protein yields the protein MKPNYRRCVSCRQVFAKHELWRVVRVYPSHQVQLDRGMGRSAYLCPQATCLQAAQKKNRLGKALRSPVPPELYQTLWEKIPLMSSTERTQDP from the coding sequence ATGAAACCAAACTACCGGCGTTGTGTCAGTTGCCGCCAAGTCTTCGCCAAACATGAGTTATGGCGCGTTGTTCGGGTCTATCCATCTCATCAGGTACAATTGGATCGTGGGATGGGTAGATCGGCTTATCTGTGTCCGCAAGCAACTTGCCTACAAGCGGCTCAAAAGAAAAATCGCCTGGGCAAAGCGCTCAGATCCCCGGTTCCTCCAGAACTTTATCAAACACTCTGGGAAAAAATTCCCCTGATGTCTTCAACCGAGCGAACCCAAGACCCCTGA
- the infB gene encoding translation initiation factor IF-2 translates to MSEKVRIYELSKELNLDNRDILAVCEQLNISVKSHSSTITEDDAARIRAYSEKHPEARSLGLMKNKASFNPDDLESGGKKKLEIRQFKKSQDHEQHLDSISQVDQTEVKQLQPPPVKKQPNLSMKQNTLSKPSEILETRSNQAADVATYVTEKEASPVQVNSSSEPQYSQELETSASMTEPENSSESLEATAASLMAPPVRPEPPQKKSREAGKNRPIPKNQKNKPQKPVGIKSVGPESKPAEISGSKEEVKKPAQVTKTSPTRLKKNASVPSKSVPELVRPRASVPPVIDKDDIEDDEPIIETEAIVDFDEEIVEIEKPRLKRPIPPKSAKKSKKQKDTKDIDDEDNPELLDGSQKKVAPGKRRLKPLKVEDDDDDFDSELDFGNSITKVGLSIARPPKAKSSPGNQPKTPGPSTGGSGVKAKKADRDGSAAANRRYRRQETPGKKPRPEKITMTGLLTIRELADLMAVPETEIVKTLFFKGIAVNITQSLDYETAKMVAEEFEIQVEAAEAKSEAKKVREFLNAEDLDNLQLRPPVVTIMGHVDHGKTTLLDSIRKTKVAQGEAGGITQHIGAYHVDVEYNGALQQVVFLDTPGHEAFTAMRARGTRVTDIAILVVAADDGVQPQTIEAISHAKAAEVPIIVAINKIDKEGAQPERVMQQLAEYGLVSEDWGGDTTMVPISAMKGQNLDELLEMILLQAEIEELSANPDRAAVGTVIEAHLDKAKGPVASLLVQNGTLRVGDILVAGSTIGKVRAMIDDRGQRVEEARPSFAVEVLGLNDVPAAGDDFEVFENEKDGRAVAEARADEKRASRLQQTMASRRVTLTTISEQAKEGELKDLNLILKADVQGSVEAILQSLEQLPQNEVQVRVLLSAPGEITETDVDLAAASNAVIIGFNTTFAPGARHAADQAGVDVRDYDIIYNLLDDIRAAMEGLLEPELVEEHLGQAEVRAVFSIGKGAVAGCYIQNGKVIRNCKVRVRRRDQVIYEGMLDSLKRMKEDAREVNTGYECGIGIDSFSDWNEGDIIEAYRMVTKRRTLASK, encoded by the coding sequence ATGAGTGAAAAAGTCAGAATTTATGAACTTTCAAAAGAACTTAATTTGGATAATAGAGACATTTTAGCAGTTTGCGAACAGCTAAATATTTCCGTAAAAAGCCATAGCAGCACAATCACAGAAGATGATGCTGCTCGTATTCGTGCTTACTCAGAAAAGCACCCAGAAGCACGCTCATTAGGTCTAATGAAAAATAAAGCATCTTTCAATCCAGACGATCTAGAATCTGGAGGCAAGAAAAAATTAGAAATTCGCCAATTCAAAAAATCACAGGATCACGAACAACATTTGGATAGCATTTCACAAGTAGACCAAACAGAAGTCAAACAACTACAACCACCCCCGGTAAAAAAACAGCCCAACTTGTCTATGAAGCAAAATACCCTATCAAAACCATCTGAAATCTTGGAAACCCGTAGCAATCAGGCAGCGGATGTCGCTACATATGTCACAGAAAAGGAAGCATCGCCAGTGCAGGTAAATTCATCATCAGAACCCCAATATTCCCAAGAATTAGAAACTTCTGCGAGCATGACTGAACCAGAAAACTCCAGCGAGTCATTAGAAGCGACGGCTGCCTCTCTCATGGCACCCCCCGTAAGACCAGAACCTCCCCAAAAGAAATCAAGGGAAGCTGGCAAGAATCGGCCTATTCCCAAAAATCAAAAAAATAAACCACAGAAACCAGTGGGGATCAAATCAGTTGGCCCTGAATCCAAGCCAGCGGAAATCAGTGGCTCTAAAGAGGAAGTCAAAAAACCGGCGCAGGTAACTAAAACATCTCCAACTCGCCTGAAAAAAAATGCTTCTGTTCCCTCTAAATCAGTCCCAGAACTGGTGCGTCCTCGTGCCTCTGTTCCCCCAGTGATTGACAAGGATGATATAGAAGATGATGAGCCGATCATTGAAACTGAGGCGATCGTGGATTTTGATGAGGAAATCGTCGAGATCGAAAAACCCCGTTTGAAACGACCCATTCCTCCTAAGAGTGCTAAAAAATCTAAAAAGCAGAAAGATACCAAAGATATTGATGATGAGGACAATCCAGAATTACTTGATGGTTCTCAGAAAAAAGTTGCCCCTGGAAAACGTCGTCTCAAACCCTTGAAAGTTGAAGACGATGATGATGATTTTGATAGTGAATTAGACTTTGGTAATTCCATTACTAAGGTGGGTCTTTCGATCGCCCGTCCTCCCAAAGCGAAATCATCTCCTGGCAACCAGCCAAAAACCCCAGGGCCATCTACAGGTGGGTCAGGGGTTAAAGCGAAAAAAGCAGACCGGGATGGTTCGGCGGCGGCAAATCGTCGATATCGTCGCCAAGAAACTCCAGGGAAAAAACCCCGCCCTGAGAAAATTACCATGACTGGGCTGTTGACAATTCGCGAACTGGCAGACTTAATGGCGGTTCCAGAAACAGAAATTGTCAAAACCTTATTCTTCAAGGGGATCGCCGTTAATATTACCCAGAGCTTGGATTACGAAACTGCCAAAATGGTGGCAGAAGAGTTTGAGATCCAAGTAGAAGCGGCTGAAGCTAAATCTGAAGCCAAAAAAGTCCGAGAATTCCTCAATGCCGAAGATTTAGATAATCTTCAGTTGCGACCCCCAGTGGTGACGATTATGGGTCACGTAGACCACGGGAAAACCACTCTACTCGACTCGATTCGGAAAACCAAGGTCGCTCAGGGCGAAGCGGGCGGCATTACCCAGCATATTGGTGCCTACCATGTGGATGTGGAATATAATGGGGCGCTTCAGCAGGTGGTGTTCCTGGATACTCCTGGTCACGAGGCTTTTACCGCTATGCGAGCTCGCGGCACCCGCGTCACTGATATTGCCATTCTGGTGGTCGCCGCTGATGATGGGGTGCAACCACAAACCATCGAAGCGATCAGTCACGCTAAAGCAGCGGAAGTCCCCATCATCGTAGCGATTAATAAAATCGACAAAGAAGGCGCCCAACCTGAGCGGGTGATGCAACAGTTGGCCGAATATGGTCTGGTGTCAGAAGACTGGGGCGGTGATACCACTATGGTGCCTATCAGTGCCATGAAAGGTCAAAACCTGGATGAGCTTTTAGAGATGATCCTCTTGCAGGCGGAAATTGAAGAACTCTCCGCTAACCCAGACCGTGCAGCGGTCGGTACGGTGATTGAAGCCCATTTGGATAAAGCCAAAGGCCCCGTGGCTAGTTTGCTGGTGCAAAATGGTACGCTCCGTGTGGGCGATATTTTGGTGGCTGGCTCCACGATCGGTAAGGTCCGCGCCATGATTGATGACCGAGGACAGCGGGTTGAAGAAGCTCGGCCATCTTTTGCGGTGGAAGTGTTGGGCTTGAATGATGTTCCCGCTGCCGGGGATGATTTCGAGGTATTCGAGAATGAAAAAGATGGTCGTGCGGTTGCGGAAGCACGGGCCGATGAAAAACGGGCATCTCGTTTACAGCAAACAATGGCATCCCGACGGGTGACTCTGACTACTATTTCCGAGCAAGCCAAGGAAGGTGAACTGAAGGATCTGAATTTGATCCTTAAGGCAGACGTACAAGGATCCGTTGAGGCGATCTTGCAGTCTCTGGAACAGTTACCTCAAAATGAGGTGCAGGTGCGAGTGCTGTTAAGTGCGCCTGGTGAAATCACCGAGACGGATGTGGATTTGGCCGCTGCCAGTAATGCGGTGATTATTGGCTTTAATACCACTTTTGCCCCGGGCGCCCGCCATGCAGCGGATCAAGCAGGAGTTGATGTTCGCGATTACGACATTATTTATAATCTCCTGGATGATATCCGCGCCGCTATGGAAGGTCTGTTGGAACCAGAATTGGTTGAAGAACACCTGGGACAAGCGGAAGTCCGTGCGGTGTTTAGCATTGGCAAGGGCGCGGTGGCCGGTTGCTACATTCAAAATGGCAAGGTGATTCGCAACTGTAAGGTGCGAGTCCGTCGTCGCGATCAAGTGATCTATGAAGGAATGCTTGATTCTCTCAAACGGATGAAGGAAGATGCCCGCGAAGTTAACACAGGTTATGAGTGCGGTATCGGCATTGATAGTTTCAGTGATTGGAATGAAGGGGATATTATTGAGGCTTACCGGATGGTGACTAAGCGTCGGACTCTGGCTTCTAAGTAG